Genomic segment of Nothobranchius furzeri strain GRZ-AD chromosome 12, NfurGRZ-RIMD1, whole genome shotgun sequence:
ACTTTAGTGGTGCTTCTGGGACGAACCTGAAAACAGCCGAGTCGCGGCCGGTCTGAAACACTCCatggactataatggattctatttgaagcagcgacgttccgcgccgctgatgcttggaGTATGAAACCGGGGTGGTTTCACActccaagcatcagcggaacggaagcgaagcggcaccgcttcaaatagaatccattatagtccatGGAGTGTTTCAGACCAGCTGCAACGCGGAAATTTCCAGGCGGTCCCAAAAGCGGCATGTCGCGCCGCTaaaagataggatcgagttctattttttccgcgagccgcttctgggacacgtctatTTCCGCAGTTCCCATAGTGCAAGACAGGAAactacacagtttcagtgtaaaatccccggttattttcaaaataaaatgcatcgTTGCGATGTTATAACTTACGTCagcacgtgtgaccgaacggctttgtttaccatcagtttctttcgagaagtgcaacggtgtgattcctcgtGGGGGTTgcgatctctcgatgaggaaggtgtcggaagtctcgagggattttagaatctcgcgagtacagcgaggcgcagcgaggaagccgtgccgcggccaagactctcccggtgtgaaaaggaccactttgaagttcgcgagtgagccgctccgctgctgttcTGTTGATGCTTGCGGTGTGAAACCAGCTTTAGTCTCCAAGCATCCATTCTCACGTGTCTGCTTGATCGGGGTCAACGCTCTGCATAATCATCACATTTggctctgtgttttttttttatttttttgggaacAGTCGTTTGTGTTTAAGCGAGCCTTTTCGCCTGGGCTGCTGACTGAGATTTGTttatcctgcttgtgcggagagagACGTGTCGCACCcacctagggttgggcatcgagcatcaacTGGAACCGGTTCCAGCATTTAAGTTTTCCcccgaatcgttcaaagttttttatttcgattcctggaATGCCGaccagaagaggaatccgcggccgatctccgtgaaaaataaacctgatctgtaaattgtgatcaaggcttttcagagctgatcacaccagctgtctgtgtgcagcacgagtcccccctccccccacccagatgtaaacaaacgcgtctgtcgaacttttactccgtaaactTTTAACTACTGCAgcttagaggaaacgtgttaaatatgTCAACACTGCGGATTTAATGGAAGCTTTAAAGAACGAACGTGTGaggcgagtttgtctcactgcagaaataaaaacacacacggagcttcagcagtcagacgcagccgctcaccaacactcgtgtgtgtgtgtgtgtgtgtgtgtcagcaggctgaacaataacctgtagaataattaaagtcatcatgctagagcagcttctctgtggtggaccacaccagcttctgccacaataaataataatgataataataataaatcacattttatttcctttctgaactatttctgttgagttttaatgtttaaaacctgttaGATCgtcactgacagcagctacgtttaagtttctgttctgactgaatgctgctgcagcatggaggtgtagttctcagtcatcctggacatgatcatcctgagagttttagctgaaaacagctggacgtttctggatatgttcgaGACAttcagcctctcatcccagaggctgcttccagactttggttgtggtcagaaacaaacacactggttgtgctgcaagtctttttctttttttctcttgttctccaaaacatgtttcggTCTAAATGAAggggatgttattgttcatagaattaaaattcatgttgaagttaaaattatttcatcaagtaggacctgtggttagctagctcatgtaaagcACGTCACGTCTTGAAAGaaacggaatcgggaatcgataggaaccggaatcgaaacgaggaatcggaatcagaatcattcaaaatcaaacgatgcccaagccTACACCCACCCTAATAGTGATCACCAGGTGAGTGTCCACCATCACCACAGATGAGAAAGTAATTGTTCTGTACCTGGAAGCTGCCAGCTGATTTGCtcatttcaccacatccttaccgAGACATGAAAGCCCTCAGGACCGCCACACTCTCTTTGGGAAAGTAGTCCTGTCGAACAACATGCTCCAAGGCGTGGAGGTGACCCGAGACCACCAGCACAGGCTTGACTTTGTCCTCACTCTGACACACACAGAGGACAACACAGAATGACAGACGAGGGACATGAAGACATTTTGAGtatggaggaagagaggagagcaAAAGAAAAGCAGTCATTTGAAGGGGTCTAAGCGGGTTACCTTGATGAGTCCGAGCAGCACCAACAGAGATGATATGAAACAGTAGCCTTGAAACGATGGAGTGGTGAATGCTTTATTCAGAAGGCCAtctgtgagaaaaaaaaaagcatctTTTTAACAACACATTGAATAAACTCTGGAATCAAACCCTTTATAAGTATAGCGCAGGACACAAGTCTTTATTTCAATCCTGGGCTTTCTGTCTGAAACTGTAAATCAGCAGGATTCGACCTTGTAGAGCTCGGCGTATGACCGAATCATTTTAGTTTAACCCTTTTCTGCACAaactatgaaatcttcaaccaggattttttaaacatttattttcattACCATATTtttcggagtataagtcgcaccagccatgaaatgtataatgaagaagaaaaaaaacatataagtcgcatttttgggggaaatttttattatttttattacaaaatctgagaccaagcgtttcacattgcaagacaagtaccggccacaataacagaataaacaaccagggtgcagcagcgcaccacggtctccagcagaggatggcggtgtttcaaaccctcccagcggggcagaggagctgaaacctggtacggagccggcccgcagcagcgcgcaacGGTCTccggcaggtgatggcggtgcaggggagctcattcctggtacggagctggcccgcagcagcgcggtatacataatttggtacaagtcactttggtatacaaGTCGCAGGACCTGCCAGACTAAgaaaaaatgcgacttatagtccggaaaatacggtaatcttTAGGTATGAATGAAGCAAATTTAGACTAAAACATTTAATTTGCAAATAATTCATTACTTGTCCACCTCAGTAGACGGCAtacgttctgaacatgaaatgtgttggcttgACTCACTAGAGTCCAATGGGAAATGCAACAACAGCTGTACATAAtagcaaaaacataaaaataaattgaGTAGCTGTCCACTGTAACGaccattatgcatgaaagggttaatatctgtaaaagtaactcagttaaccATTTCATGTGTTTTCTAAAGTATTAACTGTAGCAGCCATCTTTAATTGTGTACAATAATTACTTTCTAAAAGTTTCATTTAAATCCATCCAATGGTTTGTTTATTTAACCAACTTTCCCAAGAAAAACATCTCCTGCTTTTTGTGCGTTCAGCAGCAGGAGACTGTAAAACCCGACTGGGTTCAGTCATTAGAAAGTTCCGCTCACAGTAACAAAAGATCACAGGAGACTAGGACTGCAACGATTCGTCGAcgttgtcgacaaatatcgacaatagaaatagtcgaGGATAAACTTCATTGTCGACGCTGTCGCCAGACGGGTATTTTCCggccgagtgaggcatctcacttcattacaatctctgccgtGAGTCGCACATGCACattagcttctctgctgagcgccaaAAAACAGAAATGCCGGTgtcagtacaggatctgctcggggtccattGACTGCAGATGacatcaaagtacggcaaacccactcggacaaaatacactacacatctttatactgttggaaagaatttagcagtttcgttattaaaataatgtttcttacgacgtaagtttgtgtttataatggtatttgtaaaataaaacactatattgtattcataatgttgaactcctctttgagtacatcccttgaaggatcataggtattagcaacacctgtgaaattgtatttgcaggaaagaagtgtgtcccgtttattgaagtattttgtgtttagagtttttgacgtcttgtccatgtgtagttcaggtacgctcatagctgctagccaaaactctggggttaaaagttttctggctttactaaaatacctgtctgtaattatttgattgatggtaattTTAATTTCTatcagactccaaatgtaatcatttggcacgtttctaattcataatttgtaagaatgtaatcggtgatattagcattagcattcctatgggtttttccatgtatattagcattgcgctaaccactcgctgccaaattgcagcctttgaaattagaaaatctccttttgtcacatcgcaatttaatttcacatgcagttaatcgttcagccctaatatacatgcagctctatgctaaaagtgtattttcaaagaggtaatgatggatttctttgtaaaagttgtccatctttcctacagaaaaatttgcctggaccaacgtaacgtgattacgtaacttccataaggttcatgttcagccaatcaactactttgacgtcatcagcagtcaaaggaccccgagccaatcttgcacccgagcagatcctgtaccgacagcggCGTCCAACACCGCAGCAACGCGTACCAAagcatctaaagtttgggagcattctagcctggattcggcgaataaaaagatgacctgcattatttgcaaagcagtcctcgcgtatcacggcagcacctcggtgatgcatgaacacttaacaagaaagcacgtcggacagctgaatgaaacagtctgactcacctcggtaagatttaaataacacgaaagTCAACACGCTTTGTTTTGGATGTACGTCGTACAtatgtttaaaatgtatttttacttttaaaaaagagatttaatgttattcccgactgtgcctgacaaaagtattttaattttattaatgCCTTTATGTGTGTATTGACTgggcactgtgcctaattggtgttagacaggacatttttatttactttagtaTGAATtagcctatcagcagcaaagttcaataaaatatgcatttgcaTATGTCGCAAAATATGCGATCTGAGTCGACTGGGTCTGCATttggttaaagggactttacggagttttgaatttttatgctcgtgattgccccctcaggccaaaagcgtaacggcagcttcaatagtaggctcgtgcacgaggcgcgcatgctgtacgtgcacactccttaacgaaaataacagctgagacagtcccgtgtgtgtgtgtgtgtgtgtgtgtgtgtgtgtgtgtgtgtgtgtgtgtagcctggaggaccgaggacaggagaacgcgcagctaattcattaaataatttggttctgtagctttctcttcagcacagccgacaaaggtttatgatgggtcagtcctcctgcatgctcagatcattcccttcccttgcttgaaaaattgttccaaaatgaaagttgaacccacatcttttttatctgtgaattcaaagccgttcggcgagtctcgaataaaaatttgggtatcttactgtaaaaaaataaaccattaatgtaaaaaattaactctaaataaactatgtccaCATCCGGAATCAAACCTAGGTCTTCCGCAcgcgagtccgacgtcttactaggtcttttgtatctgtagtatttatatccttgatgacagataaaacaacgttcaaagaacggttcggagcgaaaatggctattttgttgctaatttgcaggaaatatcaagaagaaagtagctaagggtcctcagaaatgtagctaggttcatcactaggcgttaggaacagcgacaaagtggcactgcctcactctctgctgctaaagctacggatagcaaatgctacgggcgatgcctgagcgtgaacgcgcatgaagcagcctgctcgaccctagcatctctctttttctgtgattttacagaaaaaacaggcaatcacagtaaaaataccagggctcattctacaggaccagggcattgcaggagaatgtatgaagaagacatttattatttctatacatgttttggctgtcaaacttccatatagTCCCTTTAATTATTAAAACGTAATTAAAAAAAGAGCAAACGCGTGAGCAGACAATCCGATCAACACCCAGATCAACAGCTAGGAGTCTTACCGATGGTGTCTAATACAGCGTTCTTCACAATACTGTTCTCATCCTTGTACACAGACGCAATCTTGAGGAAAGCTTCAGCTGTTTTGGTTGGATCTGCTACATCCACCTCAGAACAGAAGAAAAATACACACTTCATCATCTGAAAGAGTGAGCTCAGTAACCTTAGAAACACTTCTGATTGAGAAGCTCAAACATTTCAGTGGAATGAACGGAAGCTGGTGTCCGTTTACCTGCTGCTGGATCAGCAGGGCTCTCGCAGCGCCCAGCTTCAGCAGCTTGTCAGGAGACGGAAAGCTGAGGAACGAAGAGACATCTGGTGGTCGGGGTGCCGATGTAGGAGTGGACAGCTGTGGGAgggaaataaaaaacaaaaagatgcatcCTGGTGAGACTTGTTTTCAGAGCGATGAAGCTAAACAGGATGTGAATAAACCTATCCTGATTATTGTAAACAACTTTACCTTGTTGCTGCTGCCGTTttcctcttcttcatcatcttcttcttcctcctcctcttccacttCCTCCTCATCCACATCTTCTTCCTCGTCCTCCTCATCTTCTTCATCGTTGTCATCCTCATCTTCATCAACTGACTCACCCTCGTCATCACTGCAAAACATTCAATAACATCAATGAGGAAACGTCTCCAGACATGCGGTTGGGTATCGTTTAAACCACAAACTTCACTGAGACTTCCAGATCCAGGTGCTCGTTAGATGCAACGACATTAAAAACAAGCGCACTACCAGACCAGTGGCTTCACTAAAGCAACCCGAGAGACTCATTTAACTCATCCACTGCCAATGACGAGTAAATTAGtcattgcatgtttttactgcgtgggcgtcggaacgagcccccgctccgtgagtagggttgtcacggtaaccggcatAGTGGTAaatcccggtaaaaaagttgacaataataataagtcttgttttttaaaacctatattatctcggtggattaccgtggctgcggtgtaggcgcggtgacccttaccagccaccgtatcatctgctgaagttgccggcggcacatgcgcactttgtttacaaccaaaactttcttgaagctaaagctgaaataatggccaaaggaggagacggcagcgctcaggacatttattctccctcaaagaagacaaagtgggaagtacgggcatcttttggatatttgaagaatgccgagggacggttgatagaagacggctatcctgtttgcagcacgtgcagaaaaagtgtctgtgaaaggcagcaacgcttcaaatctcatgacacatctacgtgaccatcacccacaactctacagtcaacgcaaggcaagctaacgttagcgttttagctaaactgcgtgatccgaggatttgggttgagggagaatgcaacgagttgctatataaagcagccgcagcgccgctgcctgcatataaaccgtgtcgcggacaccgccatgctgaaatgacgctatgcattacggggctcccaggggcagataagagttgggctctctccgagaataattatgaatttaacaacgattactgcctgatgacatttgcccacatctgcaaagctcactggaaggacacaaaccgaggacgatattttcctgatatagggtttattactcaagtaagggtagaaagtatctgattagaaggctacttgagtactgaatatcatctggtctaatatttttaaaatgatgacatcaaacagacaaaaaataagaagttatgggcaaatattggtattctgaagactaaaggggaaatatgtaaacaaataaacaacataattacaaaataacaaattttaggcaaaattttgacacaaactgaggacaatattttcctgatatacagggtttatttagtttcctgaaaatgtaggacgtttaataaaaaaaataccgcgataatactgaaaaccgtgataattttggtcacaataaccgtgaggttaaattttcacaccgtgacaaccctaaccgagagaacaaacatctcagctctgaagctaatcttcatccgcacacgtcacgtgatcaggaagcagaacatccatgtgttaggagattgttttgggccgctgctgtaaaaaataaaataaaataagtgaggcgcgaaccggaaaagcttctgctgatcacaattcgacaacggattatgaaagaacggataacgctcaaaacgcgcggattcttcctgatgtaagaggtgagtctcctctttgttttggttgttttggcatcgacatcatgctagcgcgcaacgttctgtggctctaaaaaaacaaacagtaaaaacagtgagaaacgctggcagcgaatgagttaatatttTCTGTGCTTCTCCAACTCCTAGCCCAACACACATTGGGATGAAGCTTTAGGTGAATCTaatcaagaaaaaaaatacaatatGAACTTAATTATTACAGCACATGGATCTTAATGTGATTACCTGAGTGGAGCAAGGCGCTCACTCATGTTCATCTCTGCCATGGTGTCTTTCAAAGCCTTGCAGCCATCCTCTCCAAAACAGTTCCCTACAAATCAAATTATAACAACGATCAAATACATCCAGAATCTACTTAATGATTATGATTGAGTTTGTAAGAGACGCTGAAATATTCTGAAATCTAAAGATAAGAACACATGAAGGGCAGAGCGTCAGTACCATTCAGGTCCAGTTTCTCCAGCTGGTCTTTGTTCTTCAGAGCCTGGACAACAGCCAGAGCTGCGTCTGCTGTAATCTCACCGTACGACAGGTTCagttcctgtaaacaaacaaaaacattcacTAAGATCAAAAGGAAATCAACAATAACTTTTTAGGAAAATATTACTTTAGCATATTTTGATCTGGTATACTAGGTCTCACTCACACCGTTATTTACTGACGGCAACAACACAGAAATGTAACCGATTGTGTACCGTATTTTCTCAAgtttaagtcgcaccagccataaaatgtataatgaagaagaaaaaaacatgtataagtcgcattttagggggaaattttattatttttcttacaaaatcggagaccaagcgtttcacattgcaagacaagtagcggtaacaataacagaataaataacgcgggcgcagcagcgcgccacggtctccagcaggtgatggcggtgtttgaaaccctcccagcggggcaggggggctcattcctggtccggagccggcccgcagcagcgcggtttaCATAATTTAGTagataagtagcaggaccagcaccagccagactatgaaaaaaagtacgacttatagtctggaaaatacggtgcgTTTAAATCTGGAGGGAAAAGATAACGCTTGTTCACCTTGAGGACCGGCAGCCCCTCAGACACGGTTTCTGCGATAGCTTTAGCTCCTTCTGGTCGCACCAGACAGTCGCCAAAGTTGATCACCTGGATGCTGCGGAGGTGTTTCAGTGCCTGTCAGAAAACAATAAAAGCATACAACTTTATATAAAAtctcacttaaaaaaaaaaaaacaccatgaaCT
This window contains:
- the rangap1a gene encoding ran GTPase-activating protein 1 isoform X1; its protein translation is MATDIVAELADSLAKAGVEDGELSYKGQGRKLDDAQSVEDMVKEIQDFEGLQALRLEGNTLGVVAAQAIAKALETKSDFKRCYWSDMFTGRLRSEIPPALNSLGDALMLAGARLTVLDLSDNAFGPDGVKGIEKLLKSSACYTLQELRLNNCGMGIGGGKILAASLMQCHQKSTADGAPLSLKVFVAGRNRLENDGATALAQAFQIMGSLEEVHMPQNGINHPGVTALASAMQHNLALRILNLNDNTFTERGAIAMAKALKHLRSIQVINFGDCLVRPEGAKAIAETVSEGLPVLKELNLSYGEITADAALAVVQALKNKDQLEKLDLNGNCFGEDGCKALKDTMAEMNMSERLAPLSDDEGESVDEDEDDNDEEDEEDEEEDVDEEEVEEEEEEEDDEEEENGSSNKLSTPTSAPRPPDVSSFLSFPSPDKLLKLGAARALLIQQQVDVADPTKTAEAFLKIASVYKDENSIVKNAVLDTIDGLLNKAFTTPSFQGYCFISSLLVLLGLIKSEDKVKPVLVVSGHLHALEHVVRQDYFPKESVAVLRAFMSR
- the rangap1a gene encoding ran GTPase-activating protein 1 isoform X2, translating into MATDIVAELADSLAKAGVEDGELSYKGQGRKLDDAQSVEDMVKEIQDFEGLQALRLEGNTLGVVAAQAIAKALETKSDFKRCYWSDMFTGRLRSEIPPALNSLGDALMLAGARLTVLDLSDNAFGPDGVKGIEKLLKSSACYTLQELRLNNCGMGIGGGKILAASLMQCHQKSTADGAPLSLKVFVAGRNRLENDGATALAQAFQIMGSLEEVHMPQNGINHPGVTALASAMQHNLALRILNLNDNTFTERGAIAMAKALKHLRSIQVINFGDCLVRPEGAKAIAETVSEGLPVLKELNLSYGEITADAALAVVQALKNKDQLEKLDLNGNCFGEDGCKALKDTMAEMNMSERLAPLSDDEGESVDEDEDDNDEEDEEDEEEDVDEEEVEEEEEEEDDEEEENGSSNKLSTPTSAPRPPDVSSFLSFPSPDKLLKLGAARALLIQQQVDVADPTKTAEAFLKIASVYKDENSIVKNAVLDTIDGLLNKAFTTPSFQGYCFISSLLVLLGLIKSEDKVKPVLVVSGHLHALEHVVRQDYFPKESVAVLRAFMSRGNKALESCGNAWNNLQSTLQRVRPQS